GCACAAAAGTTGATATATGCGGGTTAGACACTGCGACCTTGCCAATTTTCACGAACGAACAAATGAGATCTACATTTCGAGAGTTTCAATCTGGCAGCGAAGAAGCGAAAGAAGCGCTCATCATGGGAAATTTACGTTTAGTGTTAAGCCTTGTTCAACGGTTTGCTTTTCGTGGTGAACAAGTAGATGATTTATTTCAAGTTGGTTGTATTGGCCTAATTAAGTCAATTGATAATTTCGATTTGTCGCATAATGTACGTTTTTCCACCTATGCAGTTCCGATGATTATTGGGGAAATTAAGCGACACTTACGCGATCACCATCCAGTTCGTGTATCACGTTCTCTTCGAGATATCGCGTATAAAGCGATGAAAGCGAAAGAACAATTTGTGCTTGAAAATCTTCGAGAACCTACCATTTCAGATATCGCTAAGATGATTGAACTGGAAGAAGAGGATATTTTATTAGCATTAGATGCGATTCAAGACCCCATTTCGTTAGAAGAACCCATTTTTCATGAAAACGGGGATCCAGTCTATATGTTAGATCAACTGAAAGATTCGGAAGTTAGCGAAGAATCGTGGTCGAATTATGTGTTAATGAAAGAAATGATGGGAAGATTAGGAGCAAGAGAACAAAAGATATTAGCTAAACGGTATTACTACGGAGAAACACAAACCGAAATTGCGAAAGAGTTAGGGTTGTCCCAAGCTCAAATATCAAGGTTAGAGAAAAATGCGCTGGGCATAATGCAAGAGGAATTTTCGTCCTATAACTAAGTAGAATATCTAGACAGCAAGTGGTTACCTAAACGCTTGCTGTTTTTTTGCGTCTTCTTATAATTGACCTGTCATATACTAAATCGAGGTGAATCGAATGAAATTTAGTGATATTCAATTAAAAGAATTTATCAATTTAGAAACTGGCAAGATGATTGGGTATGTTCAAGATGCCTCCGTAGATATTGAAAGTGGAATCATTACCGCCTTCTTTTTAGAATCGACAAAGTCTTCACTTTTTCCATTTGGAAAACAACCCGAGTTACAAAAAATTGAGATTGAAACGATCCAAGTAATTGGGAAAGATGTCGTGTTAGTGAAACAGCAAGGGACAGATCTTGATAAACATTGAACTAACTGTCTCTAATTGGTACAATATTAGCAATCATACTAGAAAGTTTGGATGCAAATGACGTCTTCTGTAAAACATAATCTAGAATCTATACAAACTAAAATAGAACAAGCGTGTCTAAAATCTAATCGCGACGCTCAATCTGTTCAGTTAATTGCTGTGACGAAAGCCGTGTCTGTGGAACGAACGCAGGAATCAGTTGATGCAGGTATTCTGCATCTTGGAGAAAATCGTCCAGAAGGATTTTTAGAAAAAGTGTCGAACGTAAAGGGAGAGATTACGTGGCATTACATTGGCTCGTTGCAAACGAGAAAAGTAAAGGACGTACTTCCATCTATCGATGTTCTTCATTCCTTAGATCGACTTTCACTTGCGAATGAAATTCAGAAACGAGCAACGACAACCATAGATTGTTTTGTCCAAGTGAATGTTTCAGGTGAGGCATCGAAACATGGAGTTGCTCCTGATGCATTACATTCCTTTATAAAAGAAATAGGAAACTATCCCTCGATTCGTATCATTGGCTTAATGACAATGGCTCCTTTAACAGAGGATACAGCTATCGTTCGAGATGTTTTCCAAAAGTTAAAGCAATTGCAGGTCGAAATTCATGATCTGGCAATTTCATATGCACCATGCACGGAAACGTCGATGGGAATGTCAGGCGATTTTGAAATCGCGATAGAAGAAGGCGCAACATACATACGAATCGGTACATCACTCGTTGGTGAATAGGAGGTATTACTATGAGTATCAAAAATAAAATTAAAAACTTTTTCTATTTAGATGAAGAAGAAGATGGGTATGATCCAGAGCCTGTCAGAGAAACACCAGTCGCTGCATCGACCTATCAATCACCTGTCAAAAAGTCAGTGAAAGAACGGAGAGTGTCATCCGTGGATCAAGCAGTACCGAATTTAGTTAGTTTGCAAAACGCACAGAAGTCTTCTAAAGTGATTTTGGTTGAGCCTAGAGTATATGCAGAAGCACAAGATATTTCCGAGCACTTGAAGAATAAACGTTCCGTTGTTGTAAATCTACAACGAATAGATAAAGATCAAGGAATCCGAATTGTCGACTTTTTGAGTGGAACTGTTTATGCTTTAGGAGGAGACATACAGCGAATTGGTACAGATATTTTCTTATGTGCACCAGATACGGTAGAAGTAGCTGGCGCAATTTCAGATTATTACTACGAAGACTTATAATTAGAGGTGGCTTAACAAGTTGGATACGGTATTGATACTCATTAGTTACGCAATTCAAATTTACACATGGTTACTCATTATTTATATTTTCATGTCGTGGGTTCCAAATGTTCGGGATTCGTCCTTTGGGAGAATGCTTGGAGCAATTGCAGAACCATTTTTAGAACCATTTCGAAAAATCATTCCTCCAATCGGAATGATCGATATTTCTCCAATCGTTGCTATTTTAGTATTAAACTTAGCGCGAACAGGAATTTCAGTACTGATTCTTAATTTTTAATGCCTCACACTATGTGAGGTTTTTTTATCGTTACTCATTAAAAAGTGGCAATGAATCCTAAGTAGAAGAAATCTTGAACACACCTTTATTTAAATGAAAAAACGTTACTTAATAAATTAAGTCACTCGTTTTATACAACATGAAAAGATTTTTCACACAGAATGCTAATAGGAGTCAAACGTTATGGAACATTTAATCCAACATTTTCGGAAAGAAGAGCAACCCTTTATCGAACAAGTAGTGGGTTGGGTGCGCGAAACAGAAGATCGCTATGCACCAAAACGAACAGATTTTTTAGACCCGAGAGAACGCTTTATAGTGGAGTCTATTGTCCGTCAGAATGAAGAGCTTGTGACCTTTTCAGAAGGTGTATTTCAAGAAGCTGAACGTGCGCGTATGTTTATCGCCCCGTCGTATTTTGAACCTACGATGGAAGATTTCGACATTGTCGTTTTTGAATTACATTACGCATCGAAATTTCTATCGTTACACCATCAAGATGTTCTTGGGTCGCTTATGTCACTTGGTTTAGAACGTTCAAAATATGGTGATATTCGCGTACTAGATGAAAAAATTCAATTCGCTGTAGCGAAAGAGGTTGCCGACTTCGTTCGCTTAAATGTTACCTCTGTAGGGAAAGCAAAAGTGCAGTTACAGGAAATAGATTCTCATGAACCGCTAATTTTTCAAGCAGAAGAATGGACAGAAGAGATGCACCTAGTGTCTTCCATGAGACTCGATACAATTGTTGCTTCCATTCTCTCTATTTCAAGACAAAAAGCTGCAACGTTTATTCACGGGGGAAAGATTAAAGTCAATTGGACCGTTCGAGACAATCCTTCTTTTGAAGTCCATGAATCCGATATGTTATCAATTCGAGGTGCCGGCCGAATACGAGTTGGTCTGATTGAAGGCCGAACAAAGAAAGACAAAATACGACTTCAAATCGAACGAATCGACCAATCTAGCTAAGATCTTTTTGAAAAATTCAAATTTCTACTGTAATCGACCGATACTATCGGTATAATAAGAAAAAGAACACTTTCAAAAGGGGAGTAGAATTCATGCCATTATCGCCGTTAGATATACATAACAAGGAATTTAGTAAAAGTTTTCGAGGGTACAGCGAAGACGAAGTAAATGATTTTTTAGAACAAATCATTAAAGACTTTGAACAAATGCTACGTGAAAAGAAAGAATTGGAAGAGAAATTGAAGTCTTCTAGCGAACGCGTCGGTCATTTCACTACCATTGAATCGACTCTTCAAAAATCGATTGTAGTGGCGCAGGAAGCTGCAGAAGAAGTACGTCGCAATTCTCAAAAAGAAGCAAAACTAATTGTAAAAGAAGCAGAGAAAAACGCCGATCGTATTGTGAATGAAGCACTTTCTAAAGCTCGTAAAATTGCATTAGAAATTGAAGAGTTGAAAAAGCAATCGAAAGTATTCCGTAATCGTTTCAAAATGCTCGTAGAAGCGCAACTTGATTTAATCAATACAGATGACTGGGATCATTTAATGGAATATGAAGTGGATACAACCGAGTTGGAACGAATCGAAACGAAAGAAGATTAGAGTTTCTTGACGCCTATAGGCGACTAGCCTATAATAAAGCAAGATTCGATAAGTTATGTACAATGACGGAGACAGTAAGTTCGTAGCGTTAGAGTAGCGATTTAGGGATAGTGAGAGCCTAAACAAAACATGCGAAACGAAAATCACTCCACGAGTAGAATTGCTGAACAGAAAGAAGTAAGCATTTCCGGTCACACACCGTTACATGTGTCTGAGTGGTAACAAATTGTTACAACTAGGGTGGTACCGCGAGTATAGTCAATCTCGTCCCTTTTTAGGGATGGGATTTTTTTATTTTCAAAAAAAGTATGAATAGATGATGGGAGAGAAAAAAATGGAGTATAAAGATACGTTATTGATGCCGAAAACGGATTTTCCTATGCGAGGAAACTTGCCAGCAAAAGAACCGGAAATGCAAGAAAAATGGGAAGCGATGGACATTTATCGCAAAGTACAAGAAAAAACGAAAGATTTCCCCACGTATATTTTGCATGACGGACCACCATATGCAAATGGTGATATCCATATCGGGCATGCGTTAAACAAAGTGTTAAAAGATTTTATCGTTCGATACAAATCAATGTCAGGTTTTAATGCGCCGTATGTGCCAGGCTGGGATACGCACGGTCTTCCAATCGAACAAGCACTTGCGAATAAAGGTGTAAAACGGAAAGAAATGACTGTGGCAGAATTCCGTGACCTTTGTGAAAAATATGCGTATGAACAAATCGATGAGCAACGGGTGCAATTTAAACGTATTGGCGTTCGCGGTGATTGGGAAAATCCATATATCACCCTAAAACCTGCATTTGAAGCTCGTCAAATTGAAGTATTCGGAAAAATGGCGAAAAAAGGCTATATCTATAAAGGATTAAAACCAGTGTACTGGTCGCCTTCGAGTGAATCAGCACTTGCAGAAGCAGAAATCGAGTACAAAGACAAAAAGTCACCTTCTATTTATGTAAGTTTTGATGTGAAAGAATCTAAAGGTGTTGTACCGAAAGATGCAAAATTCCTAATCTGGACGACGACTCCTTGGACAATTCCAGCAAACCTCGGAATTTCGGTCCATCCTGAATTTGATTATGTAGTTGTCCAAGTAAATGAAAAAAAATATATTGTGGCAAAAGAATTGGTATCTTCCGTTGCCGAAACACTTGAATGGTCGGAATATGAGATTTTACAAACGGTTAAAGGAGAACAATTAGATCGGTTAGTTGCAAGTCATCCTTTATATGAACGTGATTCGTTGATCATGCTTGGTGAGCATGTAACAACAGAAACTGGGACGGGATGTGTTCATACAGCACCAGGACACGGGGAAGATGATTTCTTAGTGGGGAAACAGTATGGCTTAGACGTTTTATCACCAGTCGATGATCGAGGAGTGATGACGAAGGAAGCTCCTGGATTTGAAGGGTTATTCTATGATAAAGCAAATAAAGTTATTACCGAAGCGTTAGAAGAGAAGGGCGCACTTGAAAAGCTGACGTTCTTCACACATTCTTACCCACATGATTGGCGTACAAAGCAACCGGTTATTTTCCGAGCGACAGCTCAATGGTTTGCATCGATTGATGCATTCCGTGACGAATTGTTACAAGCAGTTCGCGATACAGCATTTACACCAGCGTGGGGGGAAACGCGTTTATTTAATATGATTCGTGATCGTGGAGATTGGTGTATTTCTCGTCAACGTGTATGGGGAGTTCCTATCCCTGTGTTTTATGCGGAAGATGGAGAGCCAATTTTAACAGACGAAACAATTAACCATGTTTCGAATCTCTTCCGTGAACACGGTTCTACCGTTTGGTTTGAACGAGAGGCAAAAGATTTATTGCCAGAAGGATTTACACACCCTGGTAGCCCAAATAATCGTTTCGTAAAAGAAACCGATATTATGGATGTATGGTTTGACTCTGGATCTTCTCATCAAGCAGTTCTGGAAGAGCGAGAAGACCTCGTCTATCCAGCAGATTTATATTTAGAAGGTTCCGATCAATATCGTGGATGGTTTAACTCCTCGTTAATTACATCCACAGCTATAAACGGTCATGCACCATATAAAGCGTTATTATCGCATGGCTTTGTGTTAGACGGGGAAGGTCGTAAAATGAGTAAATCGCTTGGGAACATTATCGCTCCTCAAAAAGTGATGAGCCAAATGGGCGCAGATATTTTACGTTTATGGGTAGCGTCTGTTGATTATACGGCGGATGTTCGTGTATCTGATGCTATTTTCAAACAAGTTTCGGAGAGCTACCGTAAGATCCGTAATACGTTCCGTTTCTTACACGGAAATGTAACCGACTTTTCGCCAACTACTGATCGTGTACCATTTGAGCAGTTACGTGAAGTAGATCAATACGTTTACGTGAAATTGCAGCGTGTGATTCAATCTGCAACAGAAGCATACGACCGCTATGACTTCGCAAATGTATATAATACGATTAATTCATTCGTGACCATCGATTTAAGCTCCCTTTACTTAGACATTGCGAAAGATGTTGTCTACATTGAAGGAGAAAATCATCCACATCGTCGAGCGATGCAAACGGTCATGTATGATTCGTTAGTTAGCCTATTAAAGTTAATGGCTCCAATCTTACCGCATACGACAGATGAAATGTGGGGCTATTTAACGCAAGAAACAGAAGAAAGCATTCAGTTAGCAGATATGCCAAAAGCGGACTTGTCGCATGATACGAAAGATTTAGTAGAGAAATTCGACCGTTTAATGGATTTACGAGATGACGTGTTAAAAGCACTTGAAGTCGCTCGTAACGAAAAAGTGATTGGAAAGTCGCTTGAAGCTGCAGTGACGTTGTATGTAAATGAAAAAGATCATTCATTATTTACACATGAAGTCGTTAATTTTGCACAATTCTTCATTGTATCTAAATTCACGGTTGGTCTCGAACAGGAGAAACCGGAACAAGCACTTACATTAGAACATGCTGCAGTAGTGGTAGAGAAAGCTACCGGAGAGAAGTGCGAACGCTGCTGGACAATTTCAGATAGTGTTGGAAGTAACACGGACCATCCGACACTTTGCGCAAGATGTGCGGAGGTTGTGGAGAGTCTATGAAGCGATATTTCTTGTTAGCAGCGGTTGTTATTTTTCTCGACCAGTGGACAAAATATTTAGTCGTTCAGAAAATGGAGCTAGGGGAACGGATTGCTATTTGGGATCCAACCCTTGCGCTACTTTCGCATCGTAATAAAGGTGCTGCGTGGGGGATGCTGCAAGGGCAGTTTGCCATATTTGCCGTCATTACGGTCATTGTTATTGCAGGTATTTTGTATTTTTATTTCACAGAAGCGAAAAACAAACCGATGCTACAGATTAGTTTAATGGTTGTGTTAGGAGGAGCAATTGGGAATTTCATAGACCGAATTGTTCGAGGAGAAGTGGTCGATTTTGTCGATGTATTAGTACCAATTATTCACTATGATTTTCCTATTTTTAATGTAGCGGACGCTGCCCTTACAATAGGTGTTATACTGTTAATCATTGGACTATGGTTAGAAGAAAAGAAAACGAAAGTCCAACAGAAAGTAAGTGATGAGAATGCCTAATAAGGAATTTACCGTAACAGAAGAAACAAAAGGAAATCGAATTGATAAATTTTTAAGCGAACAAGAACCGGAATGGTCGCGTTCACAAGTCCAAACATGGTTGAAAGATGGCCATATTTTAGTAAATGACGAACAAGTCAAAACGAACTACAAAGTGAAAGAGGCGGATGAAGTCGTCGTAACGATTCCGGACGTTCAAGAGTTAGAAATTGTTGCAGAAGACTTGGATTTAGAAATCGTCTACGAAGACGCAGATGTGCTTGTTGTCAATAAGCCAAGAGGAATGGTCGTTCATCCTGCTCCTGGACACACTTCAGGTACATTAGTGAATGGGCTAATGCATCATTGTACTGATTTATCTGGTATTAATGGGGTTGCACGACCTGGTATTGTGCATCGAATTGATAAAGACACTTCTGGTTTATTAATGGTTGCAAAAAACGATATGGCGCATGAATCCCTTGTGGATCAATTGGTGAAAAAAACAGTAACGAGAAAATACATCGCACTTGTGCACGGCCATATCGCACATGATAAAGGGACAATAGATGCTCCAATTACTCGCGACACGCGCGATCGTCAAAGCATGGCGGTTGGAGACAAAGGCAAACACGCAGTGACACATTTCCGTGTGCTTGAACGTTTCCAAGATTACACACTTGTCGAGTGCAGACTCGAAACAGGGCGAACGCATCAAATTCGCGTTCATATGAAATACATTGGTTTCCCACTTGTAGGAGATCCAAAGTATGGTCCTAAAAAAACGCTAGACATTGGCGGTCAAGCACTCCATGCAGCGGTGATTGGTTTTGATCATCCACGTACAGGAGAGTACATGGAATTCGAACGGCCAATTCCTGAAACGTTTCAAGAAGTGCTCGAAACAATTAAAAAGGATAATTGACAGTTCGAAGTAAACGCTATATACTTTGACTAATGAATTGAATATCCCTTTAAAGACAGTCCCGAGAGGCTGGGAAGGAACGAGTGTAAAAATAGTACCCGAGAGGTTCTGTTTTCGCTGCTTTGTATACATTTTCTGTATGTATATCCCCCAGTCTACTAGGCTGGGGGATTTTTTTATCGAAAAATGCAAGAAAGGAGTTCTGACAGTGGTGGAAAAAGCACACATATTAGATGAAAAAGCGATTGGGAGAGCTGTGACACGTATTGCACATGAAATTATCGAACGAAACAAAGGAATTGATGAATGTATTCTTGTGGGAATAAAAACACGAGGTGCATTTTTAGCAAAACGGTTAGCGAAAAAAATCGCTGAAATCGAAGGGAAAGAAATTCGTGCAGGTGAGCTGGATATTACGCTTTACCGAGATGATCTAACAGTGAAAAGTGAAACAAAAGAGCCTCTCGTACAAGATGTTGCCATCGCACATGATGTTACAGATCAAAAAGTGATTTTAGTCGATGATGTACTCTATACAGGAAGAACTGTACGTGCAGCCATGGATGCGGTCATGGACTTAGGAAGACCTTCCCAAATCCAGTTAGCTGTGCTAATTGATCGGGGACATCGCGAACTTCCCATACGAGCAGATTATGTTGGGAAAAATATTCCTACCTCGAAACAAGAACGAATAGTAGTCGAATTAGAAGAAATTGATCAAACCGAAAAAGTAGTCATTCACGAATAGTCAGGAGATGTTTTATGAGTCAGTCAGCAGTCATTGATATTCAAGATAAACCTTCAACAGGAAAGATGATCACCTTAAGTTTGCAACACATGTTTGCCATGTTTGGAGCAACCATTCTTGTTCCACAACTTGTTGGATTAAGTCCCGCTATTGCGCTATTAACTAGTGGTATCGCGACAATTATCTTCTTATTTGTCACAAAATTTCAAGTCCCAGCATATTTAGGATCATCTTTTGCTTTTATTGCGCCAATTACATATGCCACAGCGGAAGCAGGTCTTGGCGGCGCCATGATTGGGAGCTTGTTTGTAGCACTTATTTATTTCGTCGTAGCTCTCGTTATCCGCCTTACCGGCTATCAATGGATTATGAGATTGCTTCCTCCAATCGTTGTTGCACCCATTATTATCGTAATAGGTCTTGCTTTATCACCAGTTGCGATTGACATGGCTATGAATATTCAAGTAGATAATCAATCTGTCTATAGTATGAAACACTTTTCCGCTGCACTTGTCACGTTAGCTGCAGCAGTCATTACGATGATGTTTGTTCGCGGAACTATTAGTTTGATGCCTGTATTAGTAGGAATCATTATCGGATACGTGTATTCGCTCCTTATTGGTATTGTCGATTTCACAACGGTAAAAGAAGCTTCCTTTTTTGCGATACCAGATTTTTATTTACCCATCCTAGATTATGATGTAGTAGTAACTGCGAATTTGTTACTGATCATGATGCCTATCGCGATTGTGACGATTTCTGAGCATATAGGACATCAGCTAGTGTTAGGAAAAGTAGTGGATCGTGATTTTATCAAGGAACCAGGATTGCATCGCTCTTTACTAGGTGACGGACTTGGAACGTTTGTCAGTGGGTTACTAGGCGGACCTCCTAAAACAACATACGGGGAGAACATTGGCGTGCTTGCCGTTACTCGCGTCTACAGTATATACGTTATTTTCGGCGCAGCAATTGCGGCAATCGGTACTTCCTTTTTAGGGAAATTGATGGCGTTAATTGCAACAATACCCGCGAATGTACTTGGCGGAATTTCGATCTTGTTATTTGGAATCATCGCATCATCCGGTCTTAGAATGTTAGTAGATGGAAATATTGACTTTGGTGACAAACGAAATTTAGTCATCTCATCGATTATTTTGGTCATTGGAATTGGTGGTGCGAAAATACACTTCACTGATTATTTTGAACTGAGTGGAATGGCTCTAGCGGCTATCATTGGGGTCCTGCTCAATGCCGTTCTACCATATGAAAAAAAGAATACCTCTTCTGAACATTCCGTTTAACATGTAGTCCCGTGAGGCTAATAAGGGAATGGGGATTAAATCTATGCACGTATAGGTTTATTTTCTGTTATCTTGTGATGCCTCTCCTAGTTACTGGAGAGGCATTTTTTATAGGAGGAGAAACGATGAACCACCTCGTGACGATGAAAGATCTATCAAATGAGAATATTATGCAGTTGATTAAACAAGCAGCATCATTCAAACATACCGAGCAACATCAGAAAGAGTATCCACACTTTGTCAGTAATTTGTTTTTTGAAGACAGTACACGTACAAAGGTAAGTTTTGAAGTGGCAGAACGGAAACTCGGGATGCACGTAATTCCGTTTGACGCATCCACTTCTTCTGTGAATAAAGGCGAGACATTGTTAGACACAGTGAAAACGCTTGAAGCAATTGGCGTGGAAGTGGTAGTGATTCGTTCAAGTGAAGAAAACTATTACGAAGAACTTCTTGCGAATACAAAGATGAAGATAATCAACGCAGGAGATGGTTCTGGGCAACATCCATCGCAAAGTTTACTCGATTTGTTCACCATATATGAAGAATTTGGGACATTTAAGGAACTTTCTGTTGTGATAGCAGGTGACATCGCACATAGCCGAGTTGCAAGATCCAACGCACAAGCACTAAGCAAATTAGGTGCGAACGTCCAATATGTTGCACCCCCAGAATGGTCAGGTGAATTTGACTGTTTACCGAATTGGGATTCCGTCCTTTCGACAGCGGACGTCGTCATGTTACTCCGTGTTCAACACGAACGACATCAACCCGACCAGTCTTTTGGAACAGATACGTATCATGACTTGTATGGTTTAACGGTAGAACGGTACAACGAATTAAAAGATACGGCTATTATTATGCACCCTGCTCCTGTTAATAGAGGAGTGGAAATAGCGTCTGAACTAGTCGAAAGTGATAAATCGAGAATTTTTAAGCAAATGGAAAACGGTGTTTATATGAGAATGGCAATGCTCGAATTTATTTTAGGAGGAGATCAAGAATGAAAACGTACATTCATAATATTCAACTACTAGTAAACGGAAAATTGGAGCATGATTGTTCTTTATTGATAGAAAATGGTGTCATTCAAGCAGTGAATCCAGCAAGTGTTGAAGAAAATGCGCCGAAACTAGATGGAAAAGGAATGTTTGTAAGTCCAGGATTTGTAGATGTCCATGTGCACCTTCGCGAACCAGGAGGAGAGAGAAAAGAAACGATTGAAACAGGCACGCTTGCAGCTGCAAAAGGCGGATTCACAACGATTTGTGCGATGCCTAATACGAAACCTGTGCCTGATTCGGAAGAACATTTATACGATCTCCAACTGAAAATTCGTGAAAATGCCTATGTACGTGTACTACCATATGCTTCCATTACAGTTCGCCAAGCGGGAAAAGAGCTGGTTGATTTTGAGGCGCTTAAAAAGTTAGGAGCATTTGCTTTTACAGACGATGGTGTAGGCGTTCAACAAGCAGATAGGATGCTTCAAGCAATGACAGAAGCGGCACGAGTAGAAATGCCAATTGTCGCACATTGTGAAGAAAACACGCTTGTTTTTCAAGGCGTTATGCACGAGGGCAAACGAAATAAGGAACTCGATCTTTCAGGCATTCCTTCTATATCCGAGTGCGTCCAAATTGCACGAGATGTTTTATTAGCTGAAGCTACTGGCGTTCACTACCATGTTTGCCATGTCAGCTCAAAAGAATCAGTAAGAGTGATACGAGATGCAAAAGCAGCCGGTATTCGAGTGACTGCGGAAGTCAGCCCACATCACCTGTTGTTAACTGAAGAAGACATCCCGTCAAATGATGCTAATTGGAAGATGAATCCTCCTCTTCGAGGAAAAGAAGACCAATTAGCGCTCATACAAGGGTTAGAAGAAGGTACGCTCGATTTTATCGCCACTGACCACGCACCGCACATGGCAGAGGAAAAGTCACATGGGATGGAAAAAGCACCATTTGGGATCGTTGGTCTCGAAACAGCTTTCCCTTTGTTACATGATGCTTTCGTCAAGACAGGGAAATGGACATTGCAACAATTAATAAACTATTTGGCCATTAAACCAGCTGAAGTATTTGGAATGCCTTACGGAAAAGTAGAACAAGGTGCAGTTGCAGACCTCGTATTTTTAGATTTAACGAAAGAACGAGCAATTGACGCAGAAACGTTTCTTTCGAAAGGGAGAAACACACCATTTCAAGGCAGAACATGTACAGGGTGGCCAGTAAAGACAATGGTAGCAGGAGAAATTGTTTGGCAGGAGGAGAACGCATGAAACGATATTTAGTACTAGAAACTGGCGATGTATTTGAAGGCATTGGGTTTGGTCACGAAGAAGAATCTTTCGGGGAAGTCGTTTT
The Paenisporosarcina cavernae genome window above contains:
- a CDS encoding RluA family pseudouridine synthase, with protein sequence MPNKEFTVTEETKGNRIDKFLSEQEPEWSRSQVQTWLKDGHILVNDEQVKTNYKVKEADEVVVTIPDVQELEIVAEDLDLEIVYEDADVLVVNKPRGMVVHPAPGHTSGTLVNGLMHHCTDLSGINGVARPGIVHRIDKDTSGLLMVAKNDMAHESLVDQLVKKTVTRKYIALVHGHIAHDKGTIDAPITRDTRDRQSMAVGDKGKHAVTHFRVLERFQDYTLVECRLETGRTHQIRVHMKYIGFPLVGDPKYGPKKTLDIGGQALHAAVIGFDHPRTGEYMEFERPIPETFQEVLETIKKDN
- the pyrR gene encoding bifunctional pyr operon transcriptional regulator/uracil phosphoribosyltransferase PyrR, whose product is MEKAHILDEKAIGRAVTRIAHEIIERNKGIDECILVGIKTRGAFLAKRLAKKIAEIEGKEIRAGELDITLYRDDLTVKSETKEPLVQDVAIAHDVTDQKVILVDDVLYTGRTVRAAMDAVMDLGRPSQIQLAVLIDRGHRELPIRADYVGKNIPTSKQERIVVELEEIDQTEKVVIHE
- a CDS encoding solute carrier family 23 protein gives rise to the protein MSQSAVIDIQDKPSTGKMITLSLQHMFAMFGATILVPQLVGLSPAIALLTSGIATIIFLFVTKFQVPAYLGSSFAFIAPITYATAEAGLGGAMIGSLFVALIYFVVALVIRLTGYQWIMRLLPPIVVAPIIIVIGLALSPVAIDMAMNIQVDNQSVYSMKHFSAALVTLAAAVITMMFVRGTISLMPVLVGIIIGYVYSLLIGIVDFTTVKEASFFAIPDFYLPILDYDVVVTANLLLIMMPIAIVTISEHIGHQLVLGKVVDRDFIKEPGLHRSLLGDGLGTFVSGLLGGPPKTTYGENIGVLAVTRVYSIYVIFGAAIAAIGTSFLGKLMALIATIPANVLGGISILLFGIIASSGLRMLVDGNIDFGDKRNLVISSIILVIGIGGAKIHFTDYFELSGMALAAIIGVLLNAVLPYEKKNTSSEHSV
- a CDS encoding aspartate carbamoyltransferase catalytic subunit; its protein translation is MNHLVTMKDLSNENIMQLIKQAASFKHTEQHQKEYPHFVSNLFFEDSTRTKVSFEVAERKLGMHVIPFDASTSSVNKGETLLDTVKTLEAIGVEVVVIRSSEENYYEELLANTKMKIINAGDGSGQHPSQSLLDLFTIYEEFGTFKELSVVIAGDIAHSRVARSNAQALSKLGANVQYVAPPEWSGEFDCLPNWDSVLSTADVVMLLRVQHERHQPDQSFGTDTYHDLYGLTVERYNELKDTAIIMHPAPVNRGVEIASELVESDKSRIFKQMENGVYMRMAMLEFILGGDQE
- a CDS encoding dihydroorotase, giving the protein MKTYIHNIQLLVNGKLEHDCSLLIENGVIQAVNPASVEENAPKLDGKGMFVSPGFVDVHVHLREPGGERKETIETGTLAAAKGGFTTICAMPNTKPVPDSEEHLYDLQLKIRENAYVRVLPYASITVRQAGKELVDFEALKKLGAFAFTDDGVGVQQADRMLQAMTEAARVEMPIVAHCEENTLVFQGVMHEGKRNKELDLSGIPSISECVQIARDVLLAEATGVHYHVCHVSSKESVRVIRDAKAAGIRVTAEVSPHHLLLTEEDIPSNDANWKMNPPLRGKEDQLALIQGLEEGTLDFIATDHAPHMAEEKSHGMEKAPFGIVGLETAFPLLHDAFVKTGKWTLQQLINYLAIKPAEVFGMPYGKVEQGAVADLVFLDLTKERAIDAETFLSKGRNTPFQGRTCTGWPVKTMVAGEIVWQEENA